agagagagagagagagagagagagagagagagagagagagagagagagagagagacagagattaatcctctttcatctcatggagtaaaaaaaaaagtggggaggGATATGGCAGTAAAGAGTACTTGGAGGGAATGCAGAGTATAGATGtcattatagtaaaaaaaagtagaagtaggACCCTAAAGCTTCCATGCGGTTGTTCGGTTCCTCGTAGAGGAACATTATCAGTTATAAGGTGAGTCCCGCCTCGTTTAGAGTGAAGAGTAAGTCTTGCTGTTCATTGTTGATAGTCTTTGGTTAGGTACTGGTATGGTTTTATTCATATACCGATTAGCGTGCGACGAACGTCGGAGGTGAGATGTAGCAATAGGAATATTGTGTAGCTGAATGTGGCAGCCTAAACAAGCTGAGGCTGCAGAGTTGGGTGTGTCACCCAGAATGCAGGATCTCTGGATTCCTTAACATACAAGACAAACGTCAGCACAGTCGGAAAAGATACACAGTGACGAGCTGGGTTGTATCACTGATCTATCTCAGATAAGGCGTCGAGAACTTTCTCGagtgtctgtacatatttctgtATAATTAATACATATTTTATATAAGGAACAAAGGCAGAGAAGactgtttcttcctctcatcaacACAAACCAAGTATTCGTCTTACACTTTTGTtttatagtaaaaaataaataaggaaaggaagtctTAAAATATCATCAGTCCACGTTTTAGCATCTACATCAACTCATAAACTGCATAAAATCTACAAGCACGGCGTAGAAAGTCATGTGGTGGgttgtatttgtttttcctctttttcccctatAGGAATTGGTGATGAGAACTGACAGGAGGAATCACTTCTTCACCCACCGGTACTTTGAAGCTCAAGATCAGCAGTGGGAGataatcatcatcagcatcaggcCAGTTCGTGTATATTCTGTATGATGTAATAACCCGGCAATACTACCAAGGCATACACGTGAAACATCCAGTGACAAGAAGCAATAAGTGAGGCAATCTATTTTTAAAAGAGTGTATAAGGCGGGAATACTGAGCTTTAATATATAAATCCTGCAGAAGGGAGATCGTGGAGAGAGCGAAGCAGGTGACACCGGTGACAGAAACTAAACTATAACACTGCCGCCTGTCCCTCGAGTCATGGAGGCGAGACGCGGTCCTGCAGACACTGAGCCCCTCCCAGCCAGCCCCGCCAAGCCCTGCAGGACCTGTGTAGACTTCAGGTCGTGGATGAAGAGTCAGCGGGcccggggagaggaggaagccaGGCCGGGTAAGGTATGACGCAACCCTCACCTCTCGCCACCCTGCAATTAGGGTAGAGCTCTCAGTGGTGCTTGGGTGTTGGAGTGTTACCTGGCAAGGCCACACCAACCAGTGGCCAGCCAAGACTGGACAATAGAGGATAGACTAGAATGATTCAGACAAATACTCCAGTCAGGTTTACCGGTGGTGCTATAGTAGGATTACGGGTAAAGTTGCAGTTAACACAATACACCCTATCTTGTTTTTCTGTTCTCCTatccccaacaagcttggggaCCTTGTGGGAAAGCAGAGTTTTTGGGTGGCAAAAATCAAAATGAGGCATTTTTGACATTCCTGAAAAGTCTAAGAATGATAAGTGGCATATTTTGAAAATGGGAAATGTCTAGGCTATCCTAATCCAATCTAACTTCAAGGGAGCTTTGCTTCCCCACCCTTGGACACCCCCCTTTAAGTTCActaccctaacctaagctaaacaATCTGGGGGGGCTTTGTCTTCCCTGGACCACCCTTAAAGAttttaatgtaacctaacctaacattacataACCTAATCGAACCTTATATTAACTAAACTAGCCTGGGGACTTCACCTCGTAGACCCCTTCCTTATggatactaatctaacctaacattataCCAGCACACCACACATTAATATATACAGATCCCTGGGTTTTCCAGTGTAGTGCCAGAAAAAGTCAAGTAGATCAAAATTGCAATCCATACACTTGTCTGATGCCATGATGAAGGTAGAATTGATGATGCAGCTCCCCTGCTGCCTTTCATACCCTCATGGAAGACTACACGTGGAGTAATTCCAAACTACACAACCCATTTCAAATTAGTGGCAGTACGTACAGTACAAATGTGTCACACATAAAGCCTCATTTGGTTACCTATTAATATGACTATTAATTTGTATCCAGTGCAGCAAAAAAATCACCTCTAAACTGTCACACGGAAAGGATGTCCATGCCAGCTGTCTCTCCACCCCTAGCAGAAGAAATGGAAACTTCTTTCctgtgaacaaaaaaaaagcaataagtCATTTATTTCTCCAGCAgagccttttggttcttgagCAATTGAATGTAATCAGTTCTCTTACTTTTAATTCAGGAAGTATTACATATATTCTGTATAACTCTCAAGTGTAATCACAATGTTAGCAATATCACTGCTTGCCAGTGAAGCTTCTTGGCAAGCACCACAGTGATGAGTGGCAGTGTGTACGGCACTTAACACTGAGTTGTCATATCTCAACTACTTTGAACAGACTGTAGTGGAAATGATGTGAACTTTAAGTGTTctcaatgtgaaaaaaattatttgcCTTATCATAAGAATTGTCCTTTACTCTCctaatatataatgtttttcaAGTGCATGAAGCAGCTAAAAGAAATCTTCCTAAACCTGAGCATTATTTTAAAATTAAACTCCACATATAATTTTTTCCATTGTAAAGCACTACACAATGAGCTAGATATGTATGAAGTGTATTATGAAGCAGGGAAGCCAAAGAAGGGTCAGGTTGATGTAACAGTAATTAGCCAGTGAAGCAAGTGAATTTTGGGAGCATAACATATTCCTTGTTTCTCAGACTAATGGTACCACAGAGGatggagcagcaacagcaacactggcagcagcagcagcaacagcatcaggAGCAGTGGCAGCAACAGCATCAGGTAGCTCAACATGTCAGGGGTCACAGGCAAACAGCACCTCATCTTCCACTAGTCCTCAAAAGAATGATGTTCAAGATGAGGGGGATCCACCACTctggggtgagtgtgtgtgtgtgtgtgtgtgtgtgtgtgtgtgtgtgtgtgtgtgtgtgtgtgtgtgtgtgtgtttgtgtttgttgtgaacTTGTTTGTGGGTGTATTGCATGACCACCTTGTACACTTAAGGATAggttaatatttttctctttataattGGGCCATTGGCTAAGGCAAGTAATTTGTGTTTATGTCTTTGTATAGATCTTTAACTCTGGTATGCTATTCATCACCACAAGGAGTATGTTTATTTTAGTATGCTTAATATCTATTGCACACAacactaaatgaataaaagtaatagtTACTTGGAATCCATGCACACATGAGCCTGATACCTGGTGAACTGGAGTACAAGTACACAGTAAATCTTGTGGTAGATGAGCATAGGATAAGAGGACATTAGTGTGCTGACCTCTGGTGTGTGGGGCCTTTCTGGGAGATTAATTTGTTAGTTCCCTTTTTAAGACAGTAATCCTTTTAACTTCTTGGAATGTTTGCATCTCTTTGCTTTATCTTGCACTTCTTTAGCACCATTGTTGCTCTTTCTTTCATGTCATCTTTTTCACTGCACATATTTTTCACCACAGCTATTTGTTCCTTTGATCACTCAATCCTCTAACTCCTTTGTACCTCACATTTCATTGGTACAGGAGATGCAGCAAAATACGGATGCCCAGCAGACAGTTTGGCACTGGGACATGGCACTTGGCGGCTCCTGCACACCATGGCAGCTTACTACCCCAACCAGCCTTCCTCCCAGCAGCAGCAAGACATGCGTTCCTTCATCACACTCTTCTCCAAGTTCTACCCATGTCCACCATGTGCAGAGGACTTCAGGGAATGGTTAGTAGTTGCCATAATTGCCTGTCTCTCATACAAAGGAGTGTAGAGGACTAGCtcaagaaataagaataaccaACAACCAGACACTACCTTTGGGAAATAGTCCTGTTTAGTTATTGATATGTTGATCTTCCCTCATTTTAGCCAAGAGGACCACGAGGAAATGACTGTCCTTCATGAGTAGTACAGGAAAACATTAACTCTTTCTCGATTAAACTCTAGGAGCTGTAAAGGAATGATTGTCATTGATGACCAGCATAGCATAAGTATAAACCCATCATCCTTTTAGATTCATGGATTGTGTAGATGTGGCAGTCCTCAATAACTACTACAGGATAAACATTGATTCATTCTCCCATAGACTGAAGGCCTGTGTCGATATCCTGTCTTTGATGATCAGTCCAACAAgtttgcttctttcttcctcaggcTGAAGACTAACACCCCTAAAGTGGAGTCCCGCAGCAGCCTCTCCCAGTGGTTCTGTGAGGCCCACAATGAGGTCAACAGGAAGCTGGAGAAGCCACTCTTTGACTGCAGACGTGTCAACGAGCGGTGGCTTGACGGCTGGGTGGACGGCTCGTGTGACTGAATGGTAAAAGAAACAGTCTTTATACACAGGCTGGTGTACTTGTTGCCATGAAATGGTTGtttttttcagaaatatatCATTTGTACATGatgattttatatatacatattttaaaAGATTTCAATATTTTGAGTAGGTATATAAGCTacatttgatatatatatatatatatatatatatatatatatatatatatatatatatatatatatatatatatatatatatatatatatatatatatatatatatatatatatatatatatgaacaaagCTTCCCACAGTACATGACTATATTTAAAAACTGACAAGGAGCCCTTCATGAAGACTCAGTTTTTGGATTACTGAACTTAGCATCATGTCTCAACAAGTGAGTGATTGTATGCTTGTTAAAGTCTACTTGTCTTGAAGACTATTCCAAATATGTATTCTGAGTAATAGAGTGCAGCTCTGAGAaatattttccttgtgtttatAAGATttataaaaactttaaaaaacagACCAAACTCAAAACAAGGATGAGGAATACGACAAAGTTTGTTTGTTCTACATATGTGATGCAGTAATgctcatgttgttagtgctgtcTTGAGCTACATCACAGCAGGTAGGTAGCTGGACCAAACTCACACATGACTTTGTGCTCTGATGGATGTTagaaatagtgataatgatataaGAAACTCAGGATCTTATGAAGCTACAGCAGAATAGTATAAGACTCACTATTTTTAGGAAGGAAGTTTAAAGGTTAACCAGTACTCTTGTGCATAATtagatatgtatttttttctgaaaaagCTTTCTTTGTAAAACCAGTTCATCTTGGGATGTCCTGTACACCAGCTAGTTTGGTACTTTAATTCTTCATAAGTTTATTCCTTTCATCATCTGTTCATTGGACAAAACACTGTTACCAGATagcagaaggaaaggagcaCTGATGACATCAAAAGTGAGCACTATGGACTAACGGTCACTGCCTGTGTTTGTTCATAGTTCAGAATTTCAGACACTGACAGGCATGGAACTACAACATTGCTAATCACACAATTCAAGAAGTTTCATGTTTACCATGCGATTTTAGGGTATAACTTGCTTTGGACTCACCTGCCTTATCAGCATAGCTAGCCAAGCAtctaccaaagaaaaaaaaaactgccattTGGATAGAAGAGAGAccctgttatttaccaaactgTATCATCAGAACCCCTGCTTATGGAATGTCAAATAAAGGACAGAAATAAACTTGAAATGGCAATTGATAAACTGTAGGATGTGCTTGGGTC
The window above is part of the Scylla paramamosain isolate STU-SP2022 chromosome 34, ASM3559412v1, whole genome shotgun sequence genome. Proteins encoded here:
- the LOC135090239 gene encoding FAD-linked sulfhydryl oxidase ALR-like isoform X2; this encodes MIQTNTPVRFTGGAIVGLRTNGTTEDGAATATLAAAAATASGAVAATASGSSTCQGSQANSTSSSTSPQKNDVQDEGDPPLWGDAAKYGCPADSLALGHGTWRLLHTMAAYYPNQPSSQQQQDMRSFITLFSKFYPCPPCAEDFREWLKTNTPKVESRSSLSQWFCEAHNEVNRKLEKPLFDCRRVNERWLDGWVDGSCD
- the LOC135090239 gene encoding FAD-linked sulfhydryl oxidase ALR-like isoform X1; protein product: MEARRGPADTEPLPASPAKPCRTCVDFRSWMKSQRARGEEEARPGKTNGTTEDGAATATLAAAAATASGAVAATASGSSTCQGSQANSTSSSTSPQKNDVQDEGDPPLWGDAAKYGCPADSLALGHGTWRLLHTMAAYYPNQPSSQQQQDMRSFITLFSKFYPCPPCAEDFREWLKTNTPKVESRSSLSQWFCEAHNEVNRKLEKPLFDCRRVNERWLDGWVDGSCD